The genomic window CGTTATAGTGAGAAAAACCATCCAGTTTCACTAAATGTGGCTTAATGATGTCGCAGGCAGGGATCACTTCCCAGGTACATGAGTTATATCGGGTCTGATGTGTTTGCAGGTGGATTAAAGATGGAGGtttattgaatttattgtaTGTAAATTGTTGTTAAGATGCCTGCTGCTGTCTCGTGACATGTGACATCCGGGGGGAAAAGAAAGAGCGCGCGAGGATCACTCGGCCTTTGGCCTGGGTCACGTGATGACGCGTCAACGTCAGAGTAACGGCTTTTCGGCTAATAAGTGAAAACGTTACATAGTGCAGTGTTTACtgttataaagtgtttaatacTGAAACGGAAACTGTGGAGGCTCGAGATATCCTGTTTATTCTGCGTTTTCTTTTCCATATATTACTGAAGGACACTACAGGTTACTGGTAGTGACTGATAAAGATCTGCACCAGTCATGTTTTGATGATGTAAACAGAGCTGTAGTTACATTCATTGGTCATTTATGTCTCTAAACCTTTAAATAAGTACAATGTATTCAGATACACACTGTAGAACATCCATTAGTGTCAAAGGAACACCATAGGATCACTTCTAACAGAGGGGTGGTAGCTTTCTCAATGCTGGTAGGATTggatcagacagcagtgttccTCAGATTACAAAACACCACAATATGTCTGCCGAGTTTAGATTTATATATCCAGCCGGCAACTTCTTCCAAACAGAAACTGACACACTGCATATGGAGAAAGATGAGTGTGTTCAACTGTTTACTAAAACGGTACACTGTACATTAAAGTGGCTGTAAGTGTCTACGGTGTTGCAAAAATCCTGACACAGCtgcttcatttcatttatattatataccaGCATAGCACTCTACCCAAATAATATCCAGTCAGCCATGGtcttatgattatttttttattgctagtTGGAGAAAAATAGGGTTGGATTTGTCAAAGGTGTCAGTTAGGTATCCTCATAAAATGGTCAGTGAGTTTCTGTGTCTATGGAAAGATTTAAGGTACACAGAGTATCTTAATTTACCACTAATAGGTATTAAAGTGtcagtaaaatgtttaaaagaggAACATTTACTGGGAAATTCCTAAAGAAAAGTCAAGGGTTGGATCAAGCCTATTGCTACAGACAACGGCACATTTAATGattgaatatttacatttattggcTAATGCAATACATATTTGTAGTATTATTTTCATGTTGTTCATGTAGTGTAAATTTGGGTAAAGTTTGAATTCTGGCAGATCAGAATTACTAGAGGTCACTCCATAACTTTTTAAGCTCGTAAGTAAATATAACACGTAGCCTATGCAcactttattactttttttaaagtaacttGGTTGTTAGTTCTGAGTACTTTCACAGGCTTACAACAGGCTTTCAGTACTAAATATGTCTGCATtttaataacacagataaacatttttCCATAATTGACCTGTTAGGAGGTAGATTTAGTCTTATCCCAGTAttctttgtaaaaataaataaataaataaaaagctctcGGTGTATACACTAATCAGTAATCACTTAGGAGAAGCTTGTCTCTATTACAAGCTTTAAAATgacaacacatacacaattcACTAATTACacgttttctctttttctcttactccttattttgtgtttttagaatTATACTATGACAGAGGGAACCATCATGAATTTGTATCCCTGGTGAAGGACCTGGCTCGGCCGGGTGAGATGAGCCAGTCTCAGACATTTGACTTTGAGTTCACACATGTGGAGAAACCATATGAATCATACACGGGCCAGAACGTCAAACTCCGGTATGCTGAACTAGTACAGAAATtgtctataatatataattaccAGCTTCATAAAGGATGAGTCATGTTGAAGTTACAATCTTGTTTCTGTAGTTTTGCTTTAATCTAGCTTTTTAACGTCTCATATACTTAAGCtgaattattgttgttattatttcttttttcatttccaaGCTATTTTCTACGAGCGACTGTCAGCAGAAGGCTAAACGACCTCAGCAAAGAGATGGACATTGTTGTGCACACACTCAGCACATATCCAGAACTGAACTCCTCTATTAAGATGGAAGTCGGGATTGAGGATTGCCTACACATTGAGTTTGAGTACAACAAATCAAAGTTAGTTTCTAAATTTGTTAATAATCGGATCAGACAAAGGGGCTGtagactatatatataaaatactgggAAACGTCTCTGCAATATAATCTCCTACAAAACATGTATCTCACAGCTTAGGGATCACATAGATGTCCTTGAATATTCCTCTAATTAAAGCTAGAGTCTGCCAGTCATTTAGATGTTCCACAGTACCTTCCCAACATCTATAGTTTAGCTAAAGTGTTTAAAGCCAAATTACAGAAAGGGAAAATACACAGATAGACAAATTActtaatgtgttaattaatcTGTCTTTAAACTGCTactcagacaaaaaaaaaagtcagtttacCAACAGTAAATATCTATACTATACAAACAGACTGTGGACAGAGGGTTTGTaacatttgtaaaacatttggTTAAACTTATTTTAGGGCCACTTCattcaataacaataacaagtgAGCCACTTTACTGACCAATAACACACCAACATATCCTCTTAAAGATCTGTGCCATTTATTTGAAAGGATTGTTCTGAACCAGATTAaacataaccaaaaaaaaaaccacacaaaatcacacttgaattaattattaaaagccCCAACCAAATATAAACAATACCTTACATAAGTATTCCCTCCTTTCCCTGAGTCCTATAATCTGGAACTGAAACACACTTAATGGATTTGTCATATTCTATTAATCTACTTACATGTGgtacataatacaaaaataaaaaatgtctggGGATGAATCAAAACAGTTTGcaatatcatttatatattaaaaaaatctatattaattgttattaatgcaaaataaagcaaacttAACAATCTACAGAGGAGCTTGCAGTTTTTCCACAGATTTGTGTAGATACATATTGTGTGACATTGTTACAGCACGCATTCagccaaagcaaaaaaaaaatattcactgtCTTTACTGGCAGTACTTTAAAAGGAGCATCCAGTGCTTGTAATTTTACCAAATGGAAGAAGTTTTCCGAAAAAGCTTCAGAGGAAAAAAACCCTTCTGGAGAGACAGAAATGAGATATTTTTGGGTAGAGAGACAATTAAGTTTGTGAGGCTAGGTTTATTGCTATACCTTGCCCTCTAGGAGAGTAAGAGATTCTAGTGATTTTTCAAAttgataaaataattttaataaacaacacagattcctaatttattttattgataacTCAGATTAGAATAATTATCGTGCTGTATGTTTACCTGCCCTGGTATAATGTAAGATTCTACACTCAGATGTTTGCTTAGAAATCCCAAAACATTCTGGTGATTACAGTTGAATATCAAAACCAATGAGTTTCATGAATTATGTGAGCAATGTTGGCAGCTCTGCTGTATTATTCGATTCCAGGTTATCACAGATCTCGGTATCAGATTTCTCCACTCCAATGTGGTGCTTCTCATTTATGTTacaaataaagaacattttgtaAGTAATTACACATGTTCTGAGTTATTTAGCACATCCCCACTTGTCTTTAAGGTATCATCTGAAGGATGTGATAGTTGGAAAAATCTATTTCCTATTGGTGCGTATTAAAATCAAGCATATGGAGATCGACATCATTAAGAGGGAGACAACAGGAACTGGGCCCAATGTTTACCATGAAAATGACACCATTGCGAAGTATGAAATCATGGATGGAGCACCAGTCAGAGGTACATCATATTTTGCCTTTAATAAAGTTATAGTTTCCAGCGTGTTTCGAGATTGCcagttataatatttataatctaCTATTTCAGGGTGTGAGATGACCGACAGAAAATAAttgcaaattaaaataaaacaaagtgctGTATATTGTCTTGttacatctacagtacataatttgttgtgtttatgaaTCAGTAGATTTAGTAGCAGTGTATATGTATACTTATTTTATAGCTTACTGTGTTTTATAGCATAATTTCTGAAGTGTTTATATTGTGTGTAAAGCCCTACAGCGCTCTCTTAATTTACAACCTTGTCCTCGGTTTGTCCTATTCGTCTTGTCTACTGCAGGCTCTAAGAGcgatctgtttctctccctcttacCTTTTTTTATCTTCAGGTGAATCTATCCCAATCCGACTTTTCTTGGCTGGCTATGAAATGACTCCCACGATGAGAGACATCAACAAAAAGTTCTCTGTTCGCTATTACCTCAATCTCGTGCTCATTGACGAAGAGGAGAGACGTTACTTTAAACAACAGGTAGGTGCTTTTAAGTTTGGGATTAAATCCCAGTCCAGATTTTGCACTTGAGGTTTTGGATCGAGGTGGCTTCCAATATTAAGGTTGATAAATGCCAAAGCATTTAACAGTATCACAGTATTGTTTTACAAACCAAGTATGACTTGGACTTACTTTATTAACTTTTGGATACTGAATATAAAGAACTATCCCATCTCCTCAATGTAAAGTGCTACATCTTATGTATGTGACGTGCCACATAATTGCAGTTTGATAAAAATTCCTTTCATTGGTCATTAGTTGTGGTGTAAATGAAACGGTCACATGAAACAAGTTTACTCCAAGCTAGTTaagtattaattattcatttaccTTTTTTGCACGTGGTTTGACTGTCCACTGATGTATGAAACTGTTGTTTAAACTTCTTGTATCGTGTCTTGGTTGTGAAGGAGATAACGTTATGGAGGAAGGGAGACATTGTGAGGAAGAGCATGTCCCATCAAGCTGCCATCGCCTCACAGCGCTTTGAAGGCTCAGCTAGTGCAGAGAAGGCCATCGCCCAGGCCAAGGAGGACGAAAACGAATAACCTGCAAAACATGTCTCATCTACCAGTGTAAAACTGTAGggttgtgagtgagtgagtgtgtgcaagtgagtacgtgaatgagagtgtgtgtgtgagagtgcgtgaatgagtgtttttgtgtgtgtgtgtgttttcgaaCACGCCTGTTTTGAATGTATACATGTGGGGATGCAGCTAAAGCATGATGGTCTTTTCCATTCCattctgtgatttaaaaaaaagaagcttgaAAATACCATTTTAAGAAGCGATGTAAACAGGGAAAGATGTCTATTCAATGTCTATTCACAGTTATAGAGTCTCATTTGCCAATATATTATCGATTCAACATTTTTCAtcattcatttcaatttgaTTCCACTTCATTTGGTCCCAAATTTTAgtgtcttttattttacatttggttttcattttgttttatcttgACCCCTACTGTTTAAACTGCCCAAGACACAATATCTTTTACCATTTTTGTCCTATAAGGTCCTGTGTTTCATTTCGGAGTTGAATTTTATGGCGCACAGTCGACAAGATGTCAGTTATTTGCTCCTTTCTGAGTTAAGGTAGCTATGAACGGACCAAACTGAATTTAATAGTGACTTTTATAACGGAGTGCTGACATCTTGTGGCTGCAAGTTCAATGTTGAAATTCACCTGAGACGCTCATGATATTTCGAGGACGatcttaatattaatcttaatattTCGAGGACGATCCATTGTTAGAGCCAGTTTTGTAGACATGCCTCATCTTTCATTCAGTCTTTCATATCGTGCTGTAAATTTAATGCCAGAATTTGTGAGGctttcttgaatttttttttgtgcctaatgtttctgttttgttttaatgttatattgATTTTCACTTTCTGCAGTACTGGAAATAAGATATCTCTATACTTAACAAACTTGTAACTGTTGACTAACTCTTACAGAAATATTTGACTATAACAAGTATAACTTAATGAGCTTTTTTAAACGAAAAAGTTATTCAAGTGTTAGTGTGCTCAATAGATTAGCATCTGCATTTGAGGAcagttttaaaaatagtttgGACGTCTTTCCAGTGTAgaactttaactgttaaaatCAACCTTTTTAATCATTCCTTATTTTATTGTGACACTTTGCAAGCATTTAGAAACAGCAGGGATGCGACGGCCGGAAAGGGATCTTCGTGTTGAGTATTAGATCATTTCTAAAATTAATTGGCAGTGTACAAGTGTGCATGTTGAAAAGTATGAGTGGTGTTGCCTTAAAGGAAGTGAcatcagtgtattttttttgcaaaaaaaagtttcaacCAAAGTTTCCAGATCCCATCGAAAGCAATGCTTGCTTAAGGTTTTGTGGAAGCTATGATCTGGTATGGCAGCTGTCTACCAGCTTcagatgattattattgtttttggaGAATGAtaggtgaaaaacaaaaaagatcttGATTTGATTTGCTTAGTTGTGGTTCTAACTTCCTAACCCTTTATCATTCTAAGATAAATTAAACAGCATTTCACAGTTCTATAGTAAATTTATGTATGTACAAAACTTATTTACagatataaaagtatatatatgttttgGAAATTATGTCTTTAGAAATCGCTTATGACAAACTTTGAAGGTACTCGCAGAATTGGCGCAAAGGGAATTTTAAAGATCTTTTACTGTGCAGTACATAAGCTGCTGTCACTGCTTGTATTTCGTgttctgtaaatgaaatgtgtttttactCAGATTTCCATTGATTAAAAGAGCCCTCTGAAGTTTTCACTGTTTTCATTTGTGAAATGTTTCTTCTCATCTAGGGTTTCTTTCATCTAGGGTTTCTCAGCTCTAATCCTGGAGACCTGcagtactggtgtgtgtgtgagatgcacTGTCATAATACAGCATATCCTGTTGTTTAGTATAAAGGTCTTGACTTGATATGGCAGTATATCCAACAGTAAATTCAACAGTCTGCATTATACAGCAGGCTAGTCATCAGGAATACCTCTGATATTATATGTACACTTAATCAAGCCCACACTTCCACTAACAAAAAAGTAATTTCCTCTTTAAAAGAGTACAGTTTTTACCATTCTTTCACATTAgcatctcttgctctctctcgcgTTGTGTCTCACGTAAGCAGCTATGTGTGCTGTCCTACCTTTGGGGCTGTAAGGAAGGCTGGggtcatattctctctctctctctctctctctctctctctctcagtctctcactcagtctctcactcagtctcagCCACAGAGAGCTGCATGACTTTCAGA from Tachysurus vachellii isolate PV-2020 chromosome 20, HZAU_Pvac_v1, whole genome shotgun sequence includes these protein-coding regions:
- the vps26bl gene encoding vacuolar protein sorting-associated protein 26B-like, yielding MSFFGFGQSAEIDIVLNDAETRKKVEHKTEDGKKDKYFLFYDGETVSGKVNITLKNPGKRLEHQGIKIEFIGQIELYYDRGNHHEFVSLVKDLARPGEMSQSQTFDFEFTHVEKPYESYTGQNVKLRYFLRATVSRRLNDLSKEMDIVVHTLSTYPELNSSIKMEVGIEDCLHIEFEYNKSKYHLKDVIVGKIYFLLVRIKIKHMEIDIIKRETTGTGPNVYHENDTIAKYEIMDGAPVRGESIPIRLFLAGYEMTPTMRDINKKFSVRYYLNLVLIDEEERRYFKQQEITLWRKGDIVRKSMSHQAAIASQRFEGSASAEKAIAQAKEDENE